GTGACCTGAGCTTTAACCCAGACGGTAGCATTCTCTCCACGACGATCCTGCACGACATCGAACAGCGGCGCTCTGCCTTCCACACTCATAGTTATACCGATTACGCTTTTCACTACATTCTTGCCGGTGACGTGACGTCGAAAACAGTAGGTGAAATTGGCGAAGCGATCCAAGAGGGCATAGCGAGTTTCAAGATCTTCACCACCTTTCATCCGATTCGCGTACCCTACGGTCCGCTATGGAGCATCTTTGAAGAAGTCGCCAAACATGGCGGCATCATGGCGGTGCATGCTGAAGAGGACGAGATTGTCCGTTACATGACCGAGAAACTCAAACGCGAAGGACGCATGCAGGGGTATAACTTACATCTAGTGCACAACAACCTCTCCGAAGATCTTGCTTTTCGTCATATTATTCGTCTGGCTAAACACACCAACGTTGGCATTTACTTTGTCCATGTCACTGCCAAGGAAGGCGTGGCGGCCATCGCCGAAGCGCGGAATGATGGTCAGCCGGTGTATGGGGAGGCGTTACACAATTATCTGCAATTCACCTGTGAGGACTACAAGAAACCTGGCGGCACGGCGATTCACACCTATCCGGCGATCAAGTTTCCCGAAGACCGTGAGGCACTGACGAGAGGACTGATGGATGGTCGCTTGGCGACGACGGCAACTGATGAATACACCACCTACCGCAAACCGAAGCTGTGGGGCGATACGATCGAGACCGTCTGTGGTGGACACAATGGTATTGAGACGCGTATGCCCGTGGCTTACACCAAGTTCGTTACTGAGCGTGGTGTCTCACTGCAACGCTTTGTTGACATCACTTCGGCGAACGCAGCGAAAATTCTCGGCATGTATCCTCAGAAAGGCGCAATCCAGCCCGGAAGTGATGCTGACATTGTCCTGCTCGATCCCAATAAGAGGACGATCTCTGTCAGTGATCTGCATGCCGATTCGGATTACAGCATCTGGGATGGCTTCCAGTGTAGTGGCTATCCGATCATGACCATCTTGCGCGGCAAGGTGATTGTTGAGAATGGCAAACTGGTCGGCGCGTCAACTGATGGCCGCTGGCTCAAGCGACGCGTGTCAGGGGATGTGATCTCAAGGCCGACAGTCTAAAAGAAGGGGAAAAGGCGAAAAGGAAAATACCTTTTGACTCCTAGTGGTCAGACAATTTAATTTTGAGGAGTTCAAGTTCGTCATGCCCGCCTGCGCGGGCATGACGTGCTTCAGCTATCCATCAAAACTTCCTGGACTGACTACTAGTCCTGGCACGTCCAGCGACCAATTACGTTCACAGTGCTCGCATATCATGGGTTCCTCCTTTCGTCTGGGTCTTTTGGGTGTGGCATTTGCTCATAAAACATGACCTTTGGGGGCACAATTCGTGCCTTTGGGGGCACACTGTGGGAACGGCAGGGAAAATGGGAAAATAAGTCTGGGAGTCGAAGCACTTTCCGCAAAAGAACGAAGGAACGAACGAGCGAAATGCGTTGCGTGGTTGACTTATCTTTCCCTTTCACCTTTGGGCTATGGCCTGTCGCCTGAGTGTGTTCACATACCACGCAGCACGGAGTAGCATGATGCCCAACTGGGACCCGCAACAATATCA
This sequence is a window from Deltaproteobacteria bacterium. Protein-coding genes within it:
- a CDS encoding amidohydrolase family protein — protein: MFSFSPLPLFPHDFAATQFIALRFSVSRNEKEVPMLDLIIKGGQVVTPHAVGEMDVGIQGEKIVAVGHPGTLATGAGREIDARGKIVIPGGIEPHAHIGIPVPEQWSGIPDVMTQPPEAASRAAAFGGVTTIIDFAGDLSFNPDGSILSTTILHDIEQRRSAFHTHSYTDYAFHYILAGDVTSKTVGEIGEAIQEGIASFKIFTTFHPIRVPYGPLWSIFEEVAKHGGIMAVHAEEDEIVRYMTEKLKREGRMQGYNLHLVHNNLSEDLAFRHIIRLAKHTNVGIYFVHVTAKEGVAAIAEARNDGQPVYGEALHNYLQFTCEDYKKPGGTAIHTYPAIKFPEDREALTRGLMDGRLATTATDEYTTYRKPKLWGDTIETVCGGHNGIETRMPVAYTKFVTERGVSLQRFVDITSANAAKILGMYPQKGAIQPGSDADIVLLDPNKRTISVSDLHADSDYSIWDGFQCSGYPIMTILRGKVIVENGKLVGASTDGRWLKRRVSGDVISRPTV